One window of the Chitinophaga niabensis genome contains the following:
- a CDS encoding NAD-dependent epimerase/dehydratase family protein: MEKIYQAMLAPSDALVNDIAKIEGDIILLGVGGKMGPAMAKLAKAAVNKAGINKRIIGISRFSENGLQAELNGLGIKTIAANLLNDEELQNLPTAKNVIYLAGQKFGTTGKESYTWAMNTYLPGRVAEKYRDSRIVAFSTGNVYPLSPVIKGGMTEEDPAAPLGEYAQSCLGRERMFQYFSSLYGTPLCIYRLNYANDVSYGVLLEIAKAVNEQREIDLRMGHVNVIWQGDANEIAIRALLHCSTPAKLLNVSGPETVPVRWLAAEFGKRLNKQPILANEEQPDALLSNSAECFKLFGYPQVTLKQMIDLIAEWVVTGGKTLNKPTHFQEREGNF, from the coding sequence ATGATATCGCCAAAATAGAAGGAGATATCATTTTGTTAGGCGTTGGCGGCAAAATGGGCCCTGCTATGGCCAAGCTGGCAAAAGCGGCTGTAAATAAAGCCGGCATCAATAAAAGGATTATCGGTATCTCGCGTTTCTCAGAGAATGGATTGCAGGCAGAACTAAACGGTTTAGGCATTAAAACCATCGCGGCCAATCTGTTGAATGATGAAGAATTACAAAACCTCCCCACTGCAAAAAACGTGATCTACCTCGCAGGCCAGAAATTCGGCACCACGGGCAAAGAATCCTACACTTGGGCAATGAACACTTACCTGCCCGGAAGAGTAGCAGAAAAATACAGGGATTCCAGGATAGTGGCTTTCTCCACCGGCAACGTTTACCCGCTCTCCCCTGTAATAAAAGGCGGAATGACGGAAGAGGATCCTGCTGCTCCCTTAGGCGAATATGCCCAATCCTGCCTGGGCAGGGAAAGAATGTTCCAGTATTTCTCTTCTCTGTACGGAACACCTTTATGTATCTACCGGCTCAATTATGCAAATGATGTGAGTTACGGTGTACTGCTGGAAATAGCAAAAGCCGTGAATGAACAACGGGAGATTGATCTGCGCATGGGCCATGTGAATGTGATCTGGCAGGGCGATGCGAATGAGATCGCTATCCGCGCATTACTGCATTGTTCCACCCCTGCAAAGTTGCTGAATGTATCAGGCCCGGAAACAGTACCCGTTCGCTGGCTGGCGGCTGAATTTGGCAAGAGGCTCAATAAACAGCCCATCCTGGCGAATGAGGAACAGCCGGATGCATTGCTGAGCAATTCAGCAGAATGTTTCAAACTCTTCGGTTATCCGCAGGTAACGCTCAAGCAAATGATAGACCTCATTGCTGAATGGGTGGTAACCGGCGGTAAAACTTTGAATAAACCAACGCATTTCCAGGAGAGGGAAGGAAATTTCTAA
- a CDS encoding dihydrodipicolinate synthase family protein, whose translation MAQLKEHIKALVQKGAFIPAHPLALNEDLSIDEKSQRRLTRYYMASGVDGIAVGVHTTQFEVRQPEFNYLEPVLRMAAEEVGDKPLIKVAGICGPLESAVKDAELALKYGYDLGLLSMGGLQNATEQELIERTKVIAEMIPVFGFYLQPAVGGRVLSYDFWKAFAAIPNVQAIKVAAFNRYQTLDVVRAIADTDIILYTGNDDNIVADLVTPYRFGEKEKRFTGGLLGHYAVWTHKSVELFRRIREGHTDLDTLLATGIEVTDMNAAIFDPKNAFKGCIAGIHEVLRRQGLMKGIWCLNPHEQLSPGQAEEITRVMNAYPHLVDDEFVKKFLETDH comes from the coding sequence ATGGCACAATTAAAAGAACATATCAAAGCCCTGGTGCAAAAAGGCGCTTTCATCCCGGCACATCCGCTGGCGCTGAATGAAGATCTTTCTATAGATGAAAAAAGCCAGCGCAGGCTCACCAGGTATTATATGGCCAGTGGGGTGGATGGTATTGCTGTAGGGGTACACACTACGCAATTTGAAGTCCGTCAGCCGGAATTTAACTATCTTGAACCGGTATTAAGGATGGCTGCGGAAGAGGTGGGAGATAAGCCCCTCATTAAAGTTGCCGGGATCTGCGGCCCATTGGAAAGTGCAGTGAAAGATGCGGAACTGGCTTTGAAATACGGGTACGATTTGGGCCTGTTGAGCATGGGTGGTTTGCAGAATGCCACGGAGCAGGAATTAATTGAAAGAACAAAGGTGATTGCAGAGATGATCCCCGTTTTCGGATTTTACCTGCAACCTGCTGTTGGTGGCCGTGTGCTGAGTTATGATTTCTGGAAGGCTTTTGCTGCTATCCCCAATGTGCAGGCCATTAAAGTGGCTGCTTTCAACCGCTACCAGACCCTGGATGTGGTAAGGGCTATTGCTGATACGGATATCATACTTTACACGGGTAATGATGATAATATAGTGGCGGACCTGGTAACGCCTTACCGTTTTGGCGAAAAGGAAAAACGGTTCACTGGAGGGTTGCTGGGGCATTATGCAGTTTGGACGCATAAGTCTGTAGAACTGTTCCGCCGGATCAGGGAGGGGCATACAGATCTGGATACACTGCTGGCTACCGGCATAGAGGTAACAGATATGAATGCGGCTATCTTTGATCCTAAAAATGCATTTAAAGGATGTATTGCCGGTATTCATGAAGTATTGAGGAGGCAGGGCCTGATGAAAGGTATCTGGTGCCTGAATCCCCATGAGCAGCTTTCTCCGGGGCAGGCTGAAGAAATTACCAGGGTGATGAATGCATACCCGCACCTGGTGGATGATGAATTTGTGAAGAAATTCTTAGAAACTGACCATTGA
- a CDS encoding M20 metallopeptidase family protein: MDMLLDEIKKLSASIFPDVIKDRRHLHANPELSFHEHETCAYVKKALSNLGIEWTPVAETGVLALIKGDLSGTKVIALRADMDALPITESNEVPYASKQKGVMHACGHDAHTASLLGTAKILQSLKHTFGGTIKLLFQPGEEKLPGGATHMIRDGVLQNPAPIAAIGQHVMPSIPVGKIGIRKGKFMASMDEITLHIHGRGGHGAQPHLNIDPVAIAAQVIVSLQQVVSRAANPSIPSVLSFGRFIADGAINVIPDSVYIEGTFRTMNEEWREEAHQRIRKMVEATVEGMGATCELNIVKGYPALVNEEGLTENVITYIAEYAGRENIIDLDIWMASEDFAYYGRELPACFYLLGVGNADRNITASLHTPGFNIDEDALRLSPGLMAYVAIRNLM, from the coding sequence ATGGATATGTTATTAGATGAGATCAAAAAATTGTCCGCATCCATTTTCCCGGATGTCATAAAAGACCGGCGGCACCTGCATGCCAATCCGGAGCTTTCTTTTCATGAGCATGAAACTTGTGCGTATGTAAAAAAGGCTTTGAGCAACCTGGGTATTGAATGGACGCCTGTTGCAGAAACAGGAGTGCTGGCGCTGATAAAAGGAGACCTTTCGGGAACCAAAGTGATAGCGTTGCGTGCGGACATGGATGCATTGCCCATTACAGAAAGTAACGAAGTACCTTATGCATCAAAGCAAAAAGGTGTAATGCATGCCTGCGGCCATGATGCACATACGGCTTCCTTACTGGGTACTGCAAAGATCCTGCAATCGCTCAAACATACATTTGGCGGCACCATCAAACTCTTATTCCAGCCCGGAGAAGAAAAACTACCGGGAGGGGCCACCCACATGATCCGCGATGGTGTTTTGCAGAACCCTGCACCCATCGCAGCCATAGGGCAACATGTGATGCCTTCCATACCGGTAGGAAAGATCGGGATAAGAAAAGGTAAGTTCATGGCTTCCATGGATGAGATCACACTGCATATTCACGGCAGGGGAGGGCATGGCGCACAACCGCATTTGAATATAGATCCTGTGGCCATTGCGGCACAGGTCATTGTGTCTTTACAACAGGTAGTGAGCAGGGCCGCGAACCCTTCTATTCCCAGTGTATTATCCTTTGGTCGCTTTATTGCAGACGGGGCTATCAATGTGATCCCGGATTCTGTTTATATTGAAGGAACTTTCCGTACCATGAATGAAGAATGGCGGGAAGAAGCGCATCAGCGGATCCGTAAGATGGTGGAAGCAACGGTGGAAGGAATGGGGGCTACCTGTGAGCTCAATATTGTTAAAGGATATCCGGCTTTGGTGAATGAAGAAGGGCTCACAGAGAATGTTATCACTTACATAGCAGAATATGCCGGCAGGGAAAATATCATAGATCTGGATATCTGGATGGCTTCGGAGGATTTTGCTTACTACGGCAGAGAGCTCCCCGCTTGTTTTTATTTATTGGGAGTGGGAAACGCTGATCGTAATATCACCGCTTCCCTCCATACCCCCGGTTTTAATATTGATGAAGATGCACTTCGTTTAAGTCCAGGCCTGATGGCTTATGTGGCCATCAGGAATTTAATGTAG
- a CDS encoding high-potential iron-sulfur protein: protein MNTRRHFIKNAMSLGGLLLGGAFIFSGCGDGQKPAATKDKKPTSCSDLSGISAEEKDKRKKLGYVEKSPIPDSKCGNCKLYLPPGKDEHCGSCSLFKGPIEVEGYCTYYAPLTEGE, encoded by the coding sequence ATGAATACGCGCAGACATTTTATCAAAAACGCTATGAGCCTGGGCGGCCTGTTATTAGGCGGGGCCTTTATATTCAGTGGTTGCGGAGATGGCCAAAAACCTGCTGCTACCAAAGATAAAAAACCAACTTCCTGCAGTGACCTTTCCGGGATCAGCGCAGAAGAGAAAGACAAAAGGAAAAAACTGGGCTATGTAGAGAAATCGCCTATCCCGGATAGCAAATGCGGCAACTGCAAATTATACCTTCCTCCCGGCAAAGATGAACATTGCGGCAGCTGCTCCCTGTTCAAAGGCCCTATAGAAGTAGAAGGATATTGTACCTATTATGCTCCTCTTACTGAAGGGGAATAA
- a CDS encoding PVC-type heme-binding CxxCH protein, with product MRNTFTLLFAALLITLVGCKNKEKYPGPLTPEKALESIQVIEGLKVELFAAEPLVTDPVSMEFDEDGNCYVVVMSDYPNKPEPGKEKGHIRVLRDTDGDGKADTSIVFAGKLSEGTSILPWKGGLLVTAAPEILYMKDTTGDFVADTREVLFSGFFKDNPETQITNLRFGVDNWIYANNRGQDGNVTYKEKPGTPPLSVKGADFRFRLDRGLFELETGPGQFGQALDDYRNRFVTENSIHIQQILIPWRYTHRHAFLPSTRSIKNISDHEPIMFQESATPWWRAERTKRRNQEFQEKKLKRVEYERDHFTGASGGTFYNGDALPKQFYGNIFTGEVAGNLVHRDILTSSPDSVYFIAKRPAEEVKREFIYSKDNWFRPVNFSVGPDGYLYVLDYYRQHIETPVSIPDDLKADMDFYAGSDKGRIYRVMPAGGTYKKATPVLSKASSDSLVQLFSHPNQWYASQAHRLLVERQDKTVIPALQKVFRESADPRARLHALYVLEAYDALNAGIVKEALADSSNDVKEHAVILAENYTALLPELLALVKDAPAKLALQVALSLGQFNAPQVTPALVQVMERFGYDRTIQMAVLSSNAGSTPATLDALFKSSLASDSTKLPNVFVHDCSYVIGNRNNKAQLQQFVSLLEQPAMVFNKRQANAIKGLVNGWEKSTTIDADLKTKVTALKGKLKKINGETITQLKELVASTKY from the coding sequence ATGCGGAATACGTTCACACTTCTCTTCGCTGCGCTGCTGATCACACTCGTTGGTTGCAAAAACAAAGAAAAATATCCCGGCCCGCTTACACCGGAAAAGGCCCTGGAAAGTATCCAGGTGATTGAGGGCTTAAAAGTGGAGCTGTTTGCAGCGGAACCACTTGTTACCGATCCCGTATCCATGGAATTTGATGAAGACGGCAATTGCTACGTGGTAGTGATGTCCGACTATCCCAACAAACCAGAACCGGGTAAAGAAAAAGGGCATATCCGTGTGCTCCGTGATACAGATGGCGATGGTAAGGCAGACACTTCTATTGTTTTTGCAGGCAAGTTATCTGAAGGCACCAGCATTCTGCCCTGGAAAGGCGGTTTACTTGTAACTGCCGCACCGGAGATACTATACATGAAAGATACTACGGGAGACTTTGTAGCAGACACCCGCGAAGTACTCTTCAGCGGTTTCTTCAAAGACAATCCTGAAACACAGATCACCAACCTACGCTTTGGCGTTGATAACTGGATATATGCCAATAACAGGGGACAAGACGGTAACGTTACCTACAAAGAGAAACCCGGTACTCCTCCCCTTTCCGTAAAGGGAGCTGACTTCAGGTTCCGCCTGGACCGCGGTCTTTTTGAACTCGAAACAGGCCCCGGTCAATTTGGCCAGGCGCTGGATGATTACCGCAACCGTTTTGTAACAGAAAACTCCATTCACATTCAGCAGATCCTGATCCCATGGCGGTACACCCACCGGCATGCTTTCCTTCCTTCCACCCGTTCCATCAAAAACATTTCCGATCATGAGCCTATCATGTTCCAGGAATCTGCCACGCCCTGGTGGAGAGCAGAAAGGACCAAGAGAAGGAACCAGGAGTTCCAGGAGAAAAAGCTGAAACGTGTAGAATACGAAAGAGATCATTTTACCGGTGCATCCGGTGGTACATTCTATAACGGCGATGCATTGCCTAAACAATTCTACGGCAACATCTTTACCGGTGAAGTAGCCGGTAACCTTGTACACAGGGATATCCTGACATCATCACCAGACAGTGTGTACTTCATTGCAAAACGCCCTGCAGAAGAAGTAAAAAGGGAATTCATCTATTCCAAAGACAACTGGTTCCGCCCCGTTAACTTCTCCGTTGGCCCTGATGGGTATCTTTATGTATTAGATTACTACCGCCAGCATATTGAAACCCCTGTATCCATCCCTGATGATCTGAAAGCAGATATGGATTTCTATGCCGGGTCAGACAAAGGCCGCATCTACCGGGTAATGCCTGCAGGCGGCACTTATAAAAAAGCAACACCCGTTTTGAGCAAAGCCAGCAGCGACAGCCTGGTACAACTTTTCAGTCATCCCAACCAGTGGTATGCATCACAGGCACACCGCCTACTGGTAGAAAGACAGGATAAAACAGTGATCCCTGCCTTACAAAAAGTTTTCCGTGAAAGCGCTGATCCGCGGGCACGTTTGCATGCATTGTATGTACTGGAAGCGTATGATGCGCTGAATGCCGGCATTGTGAAAGAAGCACTGGCAGACAGTTCCAATGATGTAAAAGAACATGCTGTGATACTGGCTGAAAATTATACTGCCTTATTGCCAGAACTGCTGGCACTGGTAAAAGATGCACCTGCCAAACTTGCTTTACAGGTGGCTTTAAGCCTTGGCCAGTTCAATGCTCCACAAGTAACGCCTGCACTGGTACAAGTGATGGAACGTTTTGGATACGACAGAACCATTCAGATGGCCGTACTTAGCTCCAATGCAGGATCCACTCCTGCCACGCTGGATGCTTTATTCAAGAGCAGCCTGGCTTCCGATTCCACTAAACTGCCCAACGTTTTTGTGCATGATTGCAGTTATGTGATCGGCAACAGGAATAACAAAGCACAGCTGCAACAATTTGTTTCCCTGCTGGAGCAACCGGCTATGGTTTTCAATAAAAGACAAGCGAATGCGATAAAAGGATTGGTGAACGGATGGGAAAAATCCACTACGATTGATGCAGACCTGAAAACAAAGGTGACTGCATTAAAAGGCAAGCTGAAAAAGATCAACGGTGAAACTATTACTCAACTGAAGGAACTGGTTGCTTCTACAAAATATTGA
- a CDS encoding DegT/DnrJ/EryC1/StrS family aminotransferase, whose translation MGHTSRREFIRQGSLGTAGMLLASGLVNSSFASSFISRTPAILGGTPLWTAASWVKWPMWVQSEDEKIVIDSIRSGVWSRAKLVDEFEAKWAAAIGTKRCLTVSNGTNALITAINQFDIGAGDEVITTPYTFIASVQAILANNAMPVFADIDPATYQIDPAKLESKITKRTKAILVVHILGLPADMDKIMAIAKKHNLIVIEDACQAHLAEYENKRVGSIGNAGCFSFQNSKNLPIGEGGAIVSNNDKFIDNCFAAHNLGYAYGTSTGAVAGDSFMKASKIRLTEYAAAIGLAQIKRLESQTATRHENARYLASMLKEIDGITPIKLYDKVTQGAYHLYSFRYDPAKFKGLSRAKFLEALRKEGLPASGGYKVMHTQEFMRNALNSRVYKGFYDKKMLDFENYKQRNNCPENEKLCSDAVWFTQNVLLGSRQDMEGIATVIKNISKNADKI comes from the coding sequence ATGGGTCATACTTCAAGAAGGGAGTTTATCCGGCAGGGTTCATTGGGCACAGCCGGCATGTTACTCGCATCTGGCCTTGTTAATAGTTCGTTTGCATCATCATTCATCAGCCGTACACCTGCTATCCTGGGTGGTACACCGTTATGGACAGCTGCAAGCTGGGTGAAATGGCCAATGTGGGTGCAAAGCGAAGATGAAAAAATAGTGATCGATAGTATCCGCAGTGGTGTATGGTCCCGTGCAAAACTGGTGGATGAATTTGAAGCTAAATGGGCTGCAGCCATAGGTACCAAAAGGTGCCTCACTGTTTCCAATGGTACTAACGCACTGATCACTGCCATCAACCAGTTCGATATCGGGGCAGGAGATGAAGTGATCACTACTCCTTATACTTTCATTGCCTCGGTACAGGCTATCCTGGCTAATAATGCCATGCCTGTATTTGCTGACATCGATCCGGCTACTTACCAGATCGATCCTGCAAAGCTGGAAAGCAAAATAACCAAACGCACAAAAGCTATCCTGGTGGTACATATCCTCGGTCTGCCGGCAGACATGGATAAGATTATGGCAATTGCAAAAAAGCACAATCTCATTGTTATTGAAGATGCCTGCCAGGCACACCTGGCGGAATATGAAAACAAGCGGGTAGGGTCTATCGGCAACGCCGGCTGTTTCAGCTTCCAGAACTCAAAGAACCTGCCTATCGGTGAAGGTGGCGCTATCGTATCCAACAACGATAAATTCATAGACAATTGTTTTGCTGCACATAACCTGGGTTACGCTTATGGTACTTCCACAGGTGCTGTAGCAGGGGATAGTTTCATGAAGGCTTCAAAAATAAGGTTAACGGAATATGCCGCAGCCATTGGTCTTGCGCAAATAAAAAGACTGGAGTCACAAACGGCTACCCGTCACGAAAATGCCAGATATCTTGCTTCCATGCTCAAGGAGATAGATGGCATTACACCTATCAAATTGTACGACAAAGTAACACAGGGCGCATATCACCTTTATTCTTTCCGGTACGATCCCGCTAAGTTCAAAGGGCTGAGCAGGGCAAAATTCCTCGAGGCATTACGCAAAGAAGGCTTGCCGGCTTCCGGTGGCTATAAAGTGATGCACACCCAGGAGTTCATGCGCAATGCACTCAACTCCCGTGTATACAAAGGATTCTACGACAAGAAGATGCTGGACTTCGAAAATTACAAACAACGCAACAACTGCCCTGAAAACGAAAAGCTCTGCAGTGATGCCGTATGGTTCACGCAGAATGTGTTACTGGGTTCCCGTCAGGATATGGAAGGGATTGCAACAGTTATTAAAAATATCAGCAAAAACGCTGACAAGATCTAA
- a CDS encoding neutral/alkaline non-lysosomal ceramidase N-terminal domain-containing protein produces MKKYILFIGLVLLQQIASAAFIKVGIGRIVITPDLPFQLTGYAGRDSLATQKVHDLWAKAMVIEENPSNRIVIVTADVLGLTPAISEAAAQKLMAKYGITRSQIMFNSSHTHAGPMIWPALSMIGDYDTTTIKGFTKYAMSLTDKLVAVVDMAMQHLEPMQLSYGNGSAGFAINRRKAPGRADHVDHDVPVLIARDAQGKEKGILFGYACHNTTLTGTNNMVSGDYAGFAQIELEKKYPGATALFFIGCAGDQNPAPRGTMALAEQHGKELADAVQKVLIGKTTNIGAPLRSAFVRADLPFEPVKTETLEQEVLNGNKYEKRRAKLIMEASNKGWDISNHSYPVQAMRIGNKLTLLSLSGETVVDYSLNAKKRYAGEQLFVAGYCNQVVCYIPTEKILEEGGYEAVSNMIYYGMPGPFNKSVEKKVNTAIQQVMQKVGVSK; encoded by the coding sequence ATGAAGAAATATATCCTGTTCATAGGGCTGGTATTGCTCCAGCAGATCGCGTCCGCCGCTTTTATTAAAGTGGGGATAGGAAGGATCGTGATCACACCGGACCTGCCTTTTCAGCTGACTGGTTATGCCGGCAGGGATTCACTGGCTACACAGAAAGTGCATGATCTCTGGGCTAAGGCCATGGTGATAGAAGAAAATCCTTCCAACAGGATCGTTATTGTTACAGCAGATGTATTGGGTCTTACGCCCGCTATCTCTGAAGCTGCCGCACAAAAGCTGATGGCTAAGTATGGCATCACCCGTTCACAGATCATGTTCAATTCCTCGCATACACATGCAGGTCCCATGATCTGGCCGGCCCTGAGCATGATCGGTGATTATGATACCACTACCATTAAAGGCTTCACGAAGTACGCCATGAGCCTTACGGATAAACTGGTAGCGGTGGTAGACATGGCTATGCAACATCTTGAACCCATGCAGCTCAGTTATGGGAACGGATCTGCCGGTTTTGCCATCAATCGCCGCAAAGCACCGGGCAGAGCAGATCATGTGGACCATGATGTACCGGTACTCATAGCCAGGGATGCACAGGGAAAAGAAAAGGGGATCCTTTTTGGGTATGCCTGTCACAATACTACATTAACCGGCACCAATAATATGGTAAGCGGAGACTATGCGGGTTTTGCGCAGATTGAACTAGAAAAGAAATATCCCGGCGCCACTGCCCTCTTTTTCATCGGATGCGCTGGTGATCAGAACCCTGCTCCCAGGGGTACCATGGCATTGGCTGAGCAACACGGCAAAGAACTCGCGGATGCTGTTCAGAAAGTGCTGATCGGAAAAACGACGAACATCGGCGCACCATTGCGCAGCGCATTCGTGAGAGCGGATTTGCCTTTTGAGCCTGTGAAAACGGAAACATTAGAGCAGGAAGTACTGAATGGCAATAAGTATGAAAAGAGAAGGGCGAAGCTGATCATGGAAGCAAGTAACAAAGGATGGGATATCTCTAACCACAGCTATCCCGTGCAAGCCATGCGCATTGGAAATAAACTCACCCTGTTATCCCTCAGTGGAGAAACAGTAGTGGATTATTCCCTCAATGCAAAAAAACGATATGCCGGCGAACAGTTATTTGTAGCCGGATATTGCAACCAGGTGGTCTGTTATATACCTACTGAAAAGATATTGGAAGAAGGAGGGTACGAGGCGGTGTCGAATATGATCTATTACGGCATGCCCGGCCCTTTTAACAAAAGCGTGGAAAAGAAAGTGAACACTGCTATTCAGCAGGTCATGCAAAAAGTAGGCGTTAGTAAGTAA